One stretch of Plutella xylostella chromosome 15, ilPluXylo3.1, whole genome shotgun sequence DNA includes these proteins:
- the LOC125489646 gene encoding uncharacterized protein LOC125489646, protein MGIRKRSKDREYEKIMRKLRKLEEKTNKRRRIISSSSSDSEASSNPDLSQIPVNLDDESSVSEEIINEPRSSTEVIGDEPSLNPDILEMLGDDPLVERTFGEDLHKDIANRWQHILLNGLHKETKSDLLKTYLPAQNCPNMQAPKLNLEVKAALNEIDNKKDMYSQGKQRHLSSCLAAVGKALNIALAHTDPVIREIIKPLSDAGRMICDFHYRESQSRRYSIINTLNKQTRDTVKNTKIDEYLFGSELADHLKSSKAISRSGYELKQTRNLPPRARQPVASTVVPVRRALNARGPPRMPAAAAEPSPRQAAPRYHQAPAPPPPPPPAPRHRQRETATAPRTTYYQHRNQRTRR, encoded by the exons ATGGGGATACGAAAGCGCAGTAAGGACCGTGAATACGAAAAAATTATGCGCAAATTAAGAAAACTGGAAGAAAAGACAAACAAACGTCGCAGGATCATATCATCTTCTTCGTCGGATAGCGAAGCAAGTTCGAACCCGGATTTATCCCAAATACCCGTGAACCTCGATGATGAATCGTCTGTATCAG AAGAAATTATCAACGAACCGCGAAGCAGTACTGAAGTTATTGGTGATGAACCTTCATTAAATCCAGATATTCTCGAAATGTTAGGCGATGATCCATTAGTTGAAAGAACCTTTGGCGAAGACTTGCACAAAGATATTGCTAATAGATGGCAGCACATTCTTTTGAATGGACTTCATAAAGAAACCAAGTCGGACTTACTGAAGACTTATTTACCGGCCCAAAACTGTCCGAATATGCAAGCTCCCAAGTTAAACTTAGAAGTAAAGGCAGCTCTTAATGAGATTGACAACAAAAAGGATATGTACAGTCAGGGCAAACAAAGACACTTATCAAGCTGCTTGGCCGCAGTTGGTAAAGCCTTAAATATAGCGTTGGCCCACACGGATCCTGTCATACGCGAGATAATCAAACCGCTAAGCGACGCTGGGCGTATGATTTGCGACTTCCACTACAGAGAGTCTCAGTCAAGAAGATATTCAATCATAAATACCcttaataaacaaacaagggATACCGTTAAAAACACAAAGATTGACGAATACCTCTTCGGCTCCGAGCTGGCTGACCATCTGAAATCTTCAAAAGCTATTTCTAGATCCGGCTACGAGTTGAAGCAAACTCGCAACCTTCCTCCAAGAGCTAGGCAGCCTGTTGCTAGCACTGTAGTTCCTGTACGGAGAGCTTTAAACGCGAGGGGGCCGCCGCGgatgcccgccgccgccgccgagccCAGTCCGCGCCAGGCGGCACCGCGGTACCATCAGGCGCCTGCGCccccgccaccgccgccgccagcgccgcgccACCGGCAGCGCGAGACGGCAACAGCGCCGAGAACGACCTATTACCAACATCGGAACCAGAGGACGAGGCGTTAA